The following are from one region of the Hymenobacter sp. YIM 151858-1 genome:
- a CDS encoding nucleotide pyrophosphohydrolase: MTIEEAQQTVDQWIQTTGVRYFNELTNMAMLTEEVGEVARIIARQYGEQSFKPSDRDKVLADELADVLFVVICLANQTGVNLTEALQRNLEKKTQRDADRHKQNEKLQ, from the coding sequence ATGACCATCGAAGAAGCCCAACAAACCGTTGATCAGTGGATACAGACCACCGGCGTGCGTTATTTCAACGAGCTAACCAACATGGCTATGCTCACCGAAGAGGTTGGCGAGGTGGCCCGCATCATTGCCCGCCAGTACGGCGAGCAGTCTTTCAAACCCTCCGACCGCGACAAAGTATTGGCCGATGAGCTAGCCGACGTACTGTTTGTGGTGATTTGCCTAGCCAACCAAACCGGCGTCAACCTCACCGAGGCCCTGCAGCGCAACCTCGAAAAGAAAACCCAGCGCGACGCCGACCGGCACAAGCAAAACGAGAAACTGCAGTAG
- the dtd gene encoding D-aminoacyl-tRNA deacylase has translation MRVVVQRVAEASVTVDGEITGQIGSGLLVLAGFTHSDGAAELDWMARKLVQLRIFNDDEGKMNRSVQDVGGDLLVVSQFTLLADARKGTRPSYIAAAPPPVAIPLYEQFVQQLEQLMGRPVATGRFGADMKVRLLNDGPVTIVLDTPSSNNA, from the coding sequence ATGCGCGTAGTTGTGCAGCGCGTCGCGGAAGCTTCGGTTACCGTCGACGGCGAAATCACGGGCCAGATTGGCTCCGGCTTGCTGGTGCTGGCCGGCTTCACCCACTCCGATGGTGCCGCCGAGCTCGATTGGATGGCCCGCAAACTGGTGCAGCTCCGCATCTTCAACGACGACGAAGGCAAGATGAACCGCTCGGTGCAGGATGTTGGCGGCGACTTGCTGGTGGTAAGCCAGTTTACGCTGCTGGCCGATGCGCGCAAGGGCACGCGCCCGAGCTACATTGCCGCCGCGCCGCCGCCCGTTGCTATTCCGCTGTACGAGCAGTTTGTGCAACAACTCGAGCAGTTAATGGGCCGCCCCGTAGCCACCGGCCGCTTCGGCGCCGACATGAAGGTGCGCTTGCTCAACGACGGCCCCGTAACCATTGTGCTCGACACGCCCAGTTCCAATAACGCTTAA
- the mltG gene encoding endolytic transglycosylase MltG gives MLWRRVGWALFVVLLIAGGIALYGAWRVLWRPNVEPSPFGPAYLYIRTGGTYQDVLDSLERHELLQEPATFAWLAERKGYPAQVRPGRYVLESNLGNAALLDKLMQGQQDTVEFVLDAFKYKPQLARQMQRQLEADSTQLRRLLNRQANLQRQYRVDTTTVLTLFIPGRYRFVWNTSARQFLDSMAAHHRRFWSAERQRRADSLRLSPAEVHVLASIVQRETAKPEDKPVIAGVYLNRLRRGMRLQADPTLLWAIGNFGVKRVLNKDKLVDSPYNTYKHKGLPPGPITSANRQSLDAVLKPAQHDYLFFCARAGGSGYSDFAASYAEHKRNARKYQRWLDSLRIKR, from the coding sequence TTGCTGTGGCGCCGCGTTGGCTGGGCACTGTTTGTAGTGCTGCTGATTGCGGGCGGCATTGCGCTGTATGGTGCCTGGCGCGTGCTGTGGCGCCCCAATGTGGAGCCGTCGCCGTTTGGCCCGGCTTACCTCTACATCCGTACCGGCGGTACGTACCAAGATGTGCTCGACTCGCTCGAACGCCACGAGCTGCTGCAGGAGCCGGCCACCTTTGCGTGGCTCGCTGAGCGCAAAGGCTACCCCGCGCAAGTGCGCCCCGGCCGCTACGTGCTCGAGAGCAACCTAGGCAACGCCGCCCTGCTCGATAAGCTGATGCAAGGCCAGCAGGATACCGTGGAATTTGTGCTCGATGCCTTCAAGTACAAGCCGCAGCTGGCCCGCCAGATGCAACGCCAGCTCGAAGCCGACTCAACGCAATTGCGGCGCCTGCTGAATCGGCAGGCCAATTTGCAGCGTCAGTACCGCGTGGATACCACCACGGTGCTGACGCTGTTCATCCCGGGCCGGTACCGGTTCGTCTGGAACACCTCGGCCCGGCAGTTCCTCGACAGCATGGCGGCGCACCACCGGCGGTTTTGGTCGGCGGAGCGGCAGCGCCGGGCCGATTCGCTGCGCCTCTCCCCTGCCGAGGTGCACGTGCTGGCCAGCATTGTGCAGCGCGAAACCGCCAAGCCCGAAGATAAGCCCGTAATTGCCGGTGTGTACCTCAACCGCCTGCGCCGCGGCATGCGCCTGCAAGCCGACCCCACGCTGCTCTGGGCCATCGGCAACTTCGGCGTGAAGCGCGTGCTCAATAAGGACAAACTGGTTGATTCGCCTTACAACACCTACAAGCACAAAGGCCTGCCGCCCGGCCCCATCACCTCGGCCAACCGCCAAAGCCTTGATGCAGTGCTGAAGCCCGCCCAACACGACTACTTGTTCTTCTGCGCCCGCGCCGGCGGCAGCGGCTACTCCGATTTTGCCGCCTCCTACGCCGAGCACAAGCGGAACGCCCGCAAGTATCAGCGCTGGCTCGATAGCCTCCGGATTAAGCGCTAG
- a CDS encoding 2-phosphosulfolactate phosphatase, with protein MPSVDICFSPELLPLYDLRGRVAVVVDILRATSSIVTALASGVTHVFPVAELAECQALGEQHGCLTAAERDGRAAEGFDLGNSPFGYLDGVLPVRGRAVAISTTNGTQALRRSLAADAVVVGAFLNLGAVEEFARAQQKDVVVVCAGWKGKFCLEDTVFGGALAERLSDTFDVSSSDSTIAALHLWQQAKADLHGYLLQSAHVRRLNSLEANKDFEFCLRVDEYPAVLPIWKEDRLVALQAEVARV; from the coding sequence ATGCCCTCTGTTGATATCTGTTTTTCGCCCGAGCTGCTGCCGCTGTACGACTTGCGCGGTCGGGTAGCCGTGGTGGTTGATATCCTGCGCGCTACTTCCAGCATTGTTACGGCGTTGGCCAGCGGCGTTACGCACGTGTTTCCGGTGGCGGAGCTGGCCGAGTGCCAAGCCCTAGGTGAACAACACGGCTGCCTCACTGCCGCCGAGCGCGACGGCCGTGCCGCCGAAGGTTTCGACCTAGGCAACTCGCCCTTCGGCTACCTCGATGGCGTGCTGCCCGTGCGGGGCCGCGCCGTAGCCATCAGCACCACCAACGGCACGCAGGCTTTGCGCCGCTCGCTCGCGGCCGATGCCGTGGTGGTGGGCGCCTTCCTGAACCTAGGGGCCGTGGAGGAATTTGCCCGTGCGCAGCAGAAGGACGTGGTAGTGGTGTGCGCCGGTTGGAAGGGCAAGTTCTGCCTAGAAGACACGGTATTCGGCGGCGCCTTGGCCGAGCGTCTGAGCGACACATTCGACGTGAGCAGTTCCGATTCTACGATTGCCGCGCTGCACCTCTGGCAGCAAGCCAAAGCCGATTTGCACGGTTACTTGCTGCAATCGGCCCACGTGCGGCGCCTCAATTCACTCGAGGCTAACAAGGATTTTGAGTTCTGCCTGCGCGTGGATGAGTACCCCGCGGTGCTGCCCATCTGGAAGGAAGACCGGCTGGTAGCACTGCAGGCCGAAGTAGCGCGAGTGTAG
- the aceB gene encoding malate synthase A, which yields METLDQPIVAPKTDYLCPERVKVLGRCTPAYAEVLTPSALAFVAALHRHFEGRRRELLQRRQQRHAEFAAGRLPDFLPETKQLRESDWQVAKLPADLLDRRVEITGPTERKMIINALNSGAKVFMADCEDSLSPTWDNVVQGQINLRDAVRRTISLETPAKTYKLNERTATLLVRPRGWHLPEKHVLVDGEEVSGALFDFGLYFFHNAHELIARGTGPYFYLPKLESHLEARLWNEVFEFAQWELKIPKGTIKATVLIETLPAAFETNEILWELRQHSAGLNCGRWDYIFSYIKTLGARAEYRLPDRSQVTMTVPNMAAYVRLVIDTCHRRGVHAMGGMAAQIPIKDNPADNAIALDKVHNDKVREATLGHDGTWVAHPALVPIALEVFDKLMPQPNQIDKPRSEQPLPTAAELLQAPEGTITEGGMRQNIDVALRYLGAWISGNGCVPLYNLMEDAATAEISRVQLWQWLHTSGTVLADGREVTQELYRELLQDTVEKLRREVGEDTYQEYYRPAVHLLDRLVLADSCADFLTLPAYEVLA from the coding sequence ATGGAAACGCTTGATCAGCCGATCGTTGCCCCTAAGACTGATTACCTCTGCCCCGAGCGCGTGAAAGTGCTGGGCCGCTGCACGCCGGCCTATGCTGAAGTGCTCACGCCATCGGCTTTGGCTTTTGTGGCTGCCTTGCACCGCCACTTCGAGGGCCGCCGGCGCGAGCTGCTGCAGCGCCGCCAGCAGCGCCACGCCGAGTTTGCGGCTGGTCGGCTGCCCGATTTCCTGCCCGAAACCAAGCAGCTGCGCGAAAGCGACTGGCAGGTAGCCAAACTGCCCGCCGACCTGCTCGATCGGCGCGTGGAGATTACCGGCCCCACCGAGCGGAAGATGATCATCAACGCGCTGAACTCGGGAGCCAAGGTGTTTATGGCCGACTGCGAGGACTCGCTTTCGCCCACCTGGGACAACGTGGTGCAGGGCCAGATAAACCTGCGCGATGCCGTGCGTCGCACCATTTCGCTCGAAACGCCCGCCAAAACCTACAAGCTGAACGAGCGCACCGCCACGCTGCTGGTGCGCCCCCGCGGCTGGCACTTGCCCGAAAAGCACGTGCTCGTGGATGGCGAAGAAGTAAGCGGCGCACTGTTCGACTTCGGCCTGTACTTCTTCCACAACGCCCATGAGCTGATTGCCCGCGGTACCGGCCCGTACTTCTACCTGCCGAAGCTGGAAAGCCACCTGGAAGCGCGCCTCTGGAACGAGGTATTCGAGTTTGCGCAGTGGGAGCTGAAGATTCCGAAGGGCACCATCAAGGCTACCGTACTCATCGAAACGCTGCCCGCCGCCTTCGAAACCAACGAGATTTTGTGGGAGCTGCGCCAGCACTCGGCCGGCCTCAACTGCGGCCGCTGGGACTACATCTTCTCTTACATCAAAACCCTAGGTGCCCGCGCCGAGTACCGCCTGCCCGACCGCTCGCAGGTAACCATGACGGTACCCAACATGGCCGCTTACGTGCGCCTGGTTATCGATACCTGCCACCGCCGCGGGGTGCACGCCATGGGCGGCATGGCCGCGCAAATTCCCATCAAGGACAATCCCGCCGACAATGCCATTGCCCTCGACAAGGTGCACAACGACAAAGTGCGCGAGGCTACCCTAGGGCACGATGGCACCTGGGTGGCGCACCCCGCGCTGGTGCCCATTGCGCTGGAGGTGTTCGATAAGCTGATGCCCCAGCCAAACCAGATTGACAAGCCCCGCTCCGAACAGCCGCTGCCCACCGCCGCTGAGCTGCTGCAAGCCCCCGAGGGTACCATTACCGAAGGTGGCATGCGCCAGAACATTGATGTGGCCCTGCGCTACCTAGGCGCCTGGATTAGCGGCAACGGCTGCGTGCCGCTTTACAACCTGATGGAAGACGCCGCCACCGCCGAAATATCACGCGTGCAGCTGTGGCAATGGCTGCACACTTCCGGCACTGTGCTGGCCGATGGCCGCGAAGTAACCCAGGAACTGTACCGCGAACTGCTGCAGGACACCGTAGAAAAGCTGCGGCGCGAAGTAGGAGAGGACACCTACCAGGAGTACTACCGCCCTGCCGTGCACCTGCTCGACCGCTTGGTACTGGCCGATAGCTGCGCCGACTTCCTGACCCTGCCAGCCTACGAAGTGCTGGCCTAG
- a CDS encoding helix-turn-helix domain-containing protein: protein MLTHAQVVRLIFGLKLRQLRQERGLTPAALSQAVDVSVSYLNEIEKGKKYPKADKIMAFARVLGVSYDELVSLHLGKRLAPISELLQSDVLREFPLDMFGLDPARLIEMISDAPTRVMAFISTILELARNYEMRQENFYLAALRSYQEMHDNYFDDLEDAVRSCVARFRLRTEPPFDMHQLEDLLGQEYHYLIDRHTLAEHPALQELRSVYKPAARRLLLRPGLSRAQEMFVLGREVAFNYLGLKERPYTNVPSATPGSFEQVLNHFRASYFAVALIMEESQLVADLQALFSTPRWNAALLLGLLTRYEVSPEMLLQRVTNLLARHFGIGSLFFLRFDQEPDGQGFRLTKELHLSRLHNPHGNELQEHYCRRWVSLWLMEQARQAGSPGLRVAAQRSRYWQTPDEYLCITIARYDASGHATSVTVGLPVDDNLRQKVAFLADESIPTRWVNETCERCSIPDCEVRAAPPVKIVEQQRKTELAASIAALVQGP from the coding sequence ATGCTCACTCACGCTCAGGTAGTCCGCTTAATTTTTGGTCTTAAGCTTCGGCAGCTCCGCCAAGAGCGCGGCCTTACCCCGGCCGCATTGTCGCAGGCCGTTGATGTGTCGGTCTCGTACCTGAATGAGATTGAGAAGGGCAAGAAGTACCCCAAAGCCGATAAGATTATGGCCTTTGCGCGGGTGCTGGGCGTGAGCTACGACGAGCTGGTATCGTTGCACCTAGGCAAGCGCCTGGCGCCTATTTCGGAGCTGCTGCAATCGGATGTGCTGCGCGAGTTTCCGCTGGACATGTTCGGGCTCGATCCGGCGCGGCTGATCGAGATGATATCCGACGCGCCCACGCGGGTAATGGCGTTTATCAGCACCATTCTGGAGCTGGCGCGCAACTACGAGATGCGGCAGGAGAACTTTTACCTGGCCGCCCTCCGCTCCTACCAGGAAATGCACGACAACTACTTCGACGACCTCGAAGATGCCGTGCGCAGCTGCGTGGCGCGCTTCCGGCTGCGTACCGAACCGCCGTTCGATATGCACCAGCTCGAAGACTTGCTCGGACAGGAGTACCACTACCTCATCGACCGCCACACCCTAGCCGAACACCCCGCGCTGCAGGAGCTGCGCTCGGTGTACAAGCCCGCGGCGCGGCGCCTGCTGCTGCGGCCGGGCCTTTCGCGGGCGCAGGAAATGTTTGTGCTGGGCCGCGAGGTGGCCTTTAACTACCTAGGGCTGAAAGAGCGGCCGTACACCAATGTGCCGTCGGCCACGCCGGGCTCGTTCGAGCAAGTGCTAAATCACTTTCGGGCTTCGTACTTCGCCGTGGCCCTAATTATGGAGGAAAGCCAGCTAGTGGCCGATTTGCAAGCCCTGTTCTCGACACCGCGCTGGAATGCCGCCTTGCTCCTTGGCTTGCTCACGCGCTACGAGGTGTCGCCGGAAATGCTGCTGCAGCGCGTTACCAACCTGCTGGCGCGTCACTTCGGCATCGGCAGCTTGTTTTTCCTGCGCTTCGACCAAGAGCCCGACGGCCAGGGCTTCCGCCTCACCAAAGAGCTGCATCTATCGCGCCTTCACAACCCGCACGGCAACGAGCTGCAAGAGCACTACTGCCGCCGCTGGGTAAGCCTGTGGCTGATGGAGCAGGCTCGGCAAGCGGGCAGCCCCGGCCTGCGCGTGGCCGCCCAACGCTCGCGCTACTGGCAAACGCCCGACGAGTACCTCTGCATCACCATTGCGCGCTACGATGCCTCGGGCCACGCCACCAGCGTAACCGTGGGCCTGCCCGTCGACGACAACCTGCGGCAGAAAGTGGCGTTCCTGGCCGACGAGTCTATCCCGACGCGTTGGGTAAACGAAACCTGCGAGCGGTGTTCCATTCCGGATTGCGAAGTGCGCGCCGCTCCGCCCGTGAAGATTGTGGAGCAACAACGCAAAACCGAACTGGCCGCCTCTATTGCGGCGTTGGTACAAGGCCCGTAA